The Caballeronia sp. NK8 genome includes a window with the following:
- a CDS encoding putative hydro-lyase has product MTPSEFRKAVRHGDFRGPTAGHCGDYAQANLAILSATHAHDFLRFCHANPKPCPLLGVGEPGDFRVPVLGRDVDIRTDVPAYNVYRHGELSERVESIEALWQDDFVVFAIGCSFSFEHMLAKEGIGLRHVEEGRNVPMYRTDIPNQRAGVFGGELVVSMRPLRGADAIRAVQITSRFPGVHGAPVHIGDPAELGIADLARPEFGDAVTIHPGELPVYWACGVTPQTALMGAKLPIAIAHAPGHMLMTDITNASLAVF; this is encoded by the coding sequence ATGACTCCATCTGAATTCCGCAAAGCTGTCCGCCACGGCGACTTCCGCGGCCCGACAGCCGGGCATTGTGGCGACTACGCGCAAGCCAATCTTGCGATTCTGTCCGCCACTCACGCGCACGATTTCCTGCGCTTTTGTCATGCGAATCCGAAGCCGTGTCCACTGCTCGGCGTGGGCGAGCCCGGCGATTTTCGCGTGCCTGTGCTTGGGCGCGACGTGGATATCCGCACCGACGTGCCCGCCTATAACGTCTATCGTCATGGCGAACTGAGCGAGCGCGTCGAGTCGATCGAAGCGCTCTGGCAAGACGATTTTGTCGTGTTCGCCATCGGCTGCTCGTTCTCGTTCGAGCACATGCTCGCGAAGGAAGGCATCGGGCTGCGCCACGTCGAAGAAGGCCGCAACGTGCCGATGTATCGCACCGATATTCCGAACCAACGCGCGGGCGTGTTCGGTGGCGAACTCGTCGTGTCGATGCGTCCGCTGCGCGGCGCAGACGCGATCCGCGCCGTGCAGATCACAAGCCGTTTTCCGGGCGTGCATGGCGCGCCCGTGCATATTGGCGATCCGGCAGAGCTCGGCATCGCCGATCTCGCGCGCCCTGAGTTCGGCGACGCGGTGACGATCCATCCGGGCGAACTGCCGGTCTACTGGGCGTGCGGCGTGACACCGCAAACCGCGCTCATGGGCGCGAAGCTGCCCATCGCCATCGCACACGCGCCGGGCCACATGCTGATGACCGACATCACCAACGCATCGCTGGCCGTCTTTTGA